GATCATGATGCTGGGAAAGGGCCGGCGGCGGCTACGGCTGAACGCTTGGCTGGAAGCGGAGTTGCCGATGTGGCTGGGAGACCGTATTTTGCCGCTTGACGCGAACGTAGCGGACATGTGGGGCCGACTGATGGTTCGTTGTCAAAGACTGCCCGTCGTGGACGGGCTGATTGCCGCTACCGCCCTGAGTCACAGCCTGACCGTCGTTACACGCAATGAAGCCGATCTTGCACCCACGGGCGTTGAGTTGGTGAATCCGTGGAAGCGGTGAGCCCCGTGGCGCCATGTCGATAAGTCCTTCACCGTCCAGTCCGCTCGTCCGCTCCCGCGCGCAGCGTCTTGTCGACGCCGCGCGCGACCTGGGCCCCGAACGGCTCCGTCTCCTCACGGTCGTGACCGGCGGACACATCGTGATCCACTGGTTTCAGCAGTTGTTCCCGGTGGCGTTGCCCTTCATCAAGGCCGGGCTCGGTCTCAACGCGGTACAGGCGGGGGCGCTGGGGGCCGCGCGTCAGTTCGGACAGGGCACCCTCAACCTTCCCGCCGGGATCCTCGGGGACGCGCTGTATCGCTACCGTGACATGATCCTGGCCTCGTCCCTGGTCATGATGGGGCTGGCCTATCTGTTGTTCGGCAGCCGCGGGGGCTTCGGCGTCGCGTTCGCCGCCAGCGTGCTCATCGGCTTCGGCACCGCCCTGTGGCACCCCACGGCCGCCGCCACCCTCACGTCAAAGTTCCCGGAGCGCCGCGGCACGGCGATTTCAGTCCACGGCACCGGCGCCACGGTGAGCGACAGCCTGTCGCCCTTGGCCCAGGGCGTGCTGCTGGCCGCGTTGCCGTGGGAGGGAATCCTCTGGTGGCAGATCGTCCCCGGGATCCTCTTCGGCTTCCTGGTCCTGCGCGGACTCCTCGGGCTGTTCCGGCAGGATGAGGTCCCCCGGTCGCGCATTGGACGCTTCGGCGAAATGATGGCGCTGCTGAAGGATGGCACCTTCGTGGCCATCTCCGCCTCCAGGGGCCTGCTCACCATGGGCCGCGTCGTGGTCCTGACCTTTCTGCCAATCTACCTCGTGGAGGAGTTGGGTCTCTCGGCAAGTCTGCTGGGCGTATACTGGATGCTGCTCCACGTCGTCGGCATCTTCTCCCAGACTCCGCTGGGCTATCTCTCCGACCGCTACGGCCGGAAGTTGGTGCTGGTCCCCTCGATGCTCGTCCTCGGGGTTCTCTACATGCTGCTCGCGGTTGCGCCTCCCGTGCTGGCTCTGACCGTCGTCATCACCGCCATCGGGACCTTCTTCTACACCTTGATGAACGTGATCACCGCCGTAATCGCGGACGTCGCCGGCGCCAACGTGCAGGCGTCGTCCCAAGGCCTGACCACGGTGATCGCCCAAGTCGCGGTCCTGCCCACACCCATCCTCGCCGGGTACCTGTCGGATCTCTACGGTGCCGGCTCCGCGTTCGTGCTTGCGGGAGTCTTCGTGTTCATATCGGCGGCCTGCCTGATGCCGCTCAAGCTTTATGCCGGCGACCGGGACGCGTTGTAGGCCAACTACGGTCATCGATACTTGACAACCATTGAACCCATTTCCGAACGCAGCTACACAAGCACTCTGGCCACCGTAAGGCCGAGGTTGTCGCCCTTAAGGACAAGGGGGTAGGAGGAGGACGAAATGGATGCCAGGCCGAGTCAGGATGAGAAGGCCAGGATAAGCGAGCAAATTGGGCGCGTGATTGGCGAACTCCCCTCGCGTTTGCGGAACGTGTTGCAGGCGGCAAGAGAGGGTGGGGCAGCCGTGGGTGCGGCAGGTGCCGGCGGTGCCGGGTCGCTTGCTGCCCTGTACTTTGCAGGCATCAACGGCCTGTCTGCCGCGGGTATTACCTCGGGTTTGGCGACCGTTGGTGGTATTGTCGGCGGCGGAATGGTGGCGGGGGTCGGGGGATTGGCAGTGCCCATCGCCGCCGGGGGGCTGGCCGGGTATGTGGCTGTCGCTCGCCGCCGCCGCGCGAAAGATATGGCGGCACTGAACACGGCTATCGAGAAGCTCAAGAACATTCAGGAGCAACTGGTTGAGAACGCGGAGTACTACAGGGATGAGTTAGCTGTACTCAGAACGTACATCGAGAGTCTTGAAAACGAGTTGCATCAGTCACGTGAAACGAAGTCGAAGGACATGTTGCGGTTTATCGGAATTCGTTCAGAACGCCGCGATAGTCAGGGTACGGGGACTGATGGAACATAGGGACCATCCGGGAATCATTAGAGATGTGTCCGTCCTGCAACAGCAGGCTGACACCATCGCGCAACTCCACGAAGACTTGGGGCGGGAACTTCAAGCAATGAAGAAGCGGTTGTCCGCTCTGGCGTTAGCTCAGGAATTTGAAGCTGTGGAGTACAAGCCGGTTCACACCTATGAGACCAGTCGACACGGGATTCCGCCGAGGACGGACTCGGTCCCGACCGGGGCCAAACCAAGCTCCCAGGAGCATGTAGCCCTTGAAGACGTCCTGACAGCGGAGGATTGGGTTGCCGTTGACAACCGAATCGCGGCTTACGTCGAGGAGTTCAACGCCCGCTACGCCCTTGATCGGTGGGACTACGCCATAGCCGGTGGCTGTGGCTTGTTCGCCGCAATGCTCGACTTGTTGTGCGTCAGGGCTCCCGGCGTCCCGACGGTTAGCTGGTCGAAGGGAGTGGACGGCATCTTCAACCGAGTGGTGCAGGAGGCCTTCAACCACGTTCTGACACCAGAGCTGAGCAAGGAACTTGGCAGGTTGAACACCATTGGTGGCGCGGACTCAAGTACCGTGGCCCAACTACTCGGGGCACCATCAGGAACGTTGAACCCCATGAACCACCGCTTGAGGGCGTTGTCCCATGACCCGGTTCTGGGTCTTCTGTTTGGCGTTTTGGACATGCGGCGCGGAACTTGCACCGTCATTGAGAACGGCGCTCTCAAGATTTATCCGACGACCCAGGGGGCTCTTGATAGCGGTTTCTTTGGGCTGCTTGGCCGCCTTTTGGGACATCTGCTTTCTGACGTCAACGCGTCCACCCCGCGCGGCAACCGGGGGATGGGGCTACCCGCCCCCTTCATGGGTCTCTTTCGAATGTTCGACGGTCTGCCCACGAGAGCATCGGACTTGGGGAAGCAAGTCGAGTACATGTATGTCAAGGGCTACGACTCCCGCCATTTCATCGTGACGAGTATCCCGGTCTTGATCATGGAAGTGTTGATGCGGGTCTTGTACGCCGTCAAACAAGCAAAACACACGCCGTGCTCATTGGGCGAAGCCCTGGTGGATACCTTACCGGGGATGATGAACCCGCGCTTCAGGATGATGCTCGCAATGGCTTATGGAACAATGGCGGCGGTAAACGCGGGTAAGGTTTACGTTACGAATGACATCCTCAATCTGAACTACGCGGCATGGCTTGGGCTTATATGGAACGGGTTTCATTCCCTCAAGTGGGGGTTGTGGGACAAGAACCTCACGTTTTGGAGCGATGTCGAGCAAAAAGAATTAGAGTCACTGAAGGGTATGGTACAGGAACTCGAACTCCTCGAAGATCGCGCCGGACGGTTGCCTGTTCGTTCCTAACCTGCCCTCGCTAAGCTTCGTGAGAGGTCGACTGTCAATGGGTCGCGTACTCTTGTTGAGTGTGTTTCCGTTCGTCGATCCCGACCCACAAGACTCAGGCCGCTCAATCTGCCAGTCGACAGGCAATCGGCATTATCTGGACGGATTTGGATCTTCTTGACGCTCACGCCGGCTCGTAACGCTGTACGGCGATGTCGTCCGCGCGGGCTCGCATTCGGGCGGCGTCGTGCCATGCTTGCATCCGCAGCAGCAGGTCCATGCTCACGTCGAACGCTTTTTCGACGCGCAGCGCCATCTCTGGCGAAACCCCGGCGCGGCCGTTCAACAGGTCCGAGAGCGTCGCACGGCGCACTCCGCGTCCGGTATTTCCCGCACAATCGGTGCCAAGTGACGCTTGTCTGGAGTGAACCGAAGATGGCTCAGGGTGTGGGCCGCCGAAGATTGCGTGCGAAGACCAGCGCCGTGTAGACGAACACCGCGTTTCCGGCCCAATCGAGCCACACGGGTGGCCGGTCAGGATCGAGCCAGATCCCCAGGGCGACGGCGCCCACCAGCAGGTAGTAGATGACGCCGGCGGCCTTTCCGGGGAGGTCCTCCTGGAGTTGCGGGCCAGGGTCGGCTTGCCCTGTGCGGTTGCGGTACAGGAACTGAACCGCGAGGGCGGCGATGCCCAGGGGCACCCAGTAGCCGAGGAGCCCGAGCCAGGCGGCCGCCAGAAGGGCTGTCGTGTTGAAAAGAACATCCGCCAAGGCGTCGAGACGGGCCCAGCGCGCGCTCGGGGCGCCGGAGCGGCGGGCGAAGTAGCCGTCGGCGAGGTCGGAAGACGCAGTGACTGCGTACAGCGCGAACAGCGCGGCACCCGGGGAGCCGGAGGCTCCCCGGTAGGTTTCAACCATCAGGTAGATGAAGGGGACCGGGGCGGCGAAACGCCCCAGGGTCAGCGCGTTGGCGAGGCCACGGTAGAGCCTGGAAGTCGGTGCGCGCGGGTCGCGGCTCAGTTGAGCGGCTCCATGACGGCGTTGCAGCCGTCACACTTGCGGTTCGCCTCGTTGTCCCAGAAGCGCTCGAAGATGGGCGGAAGCTGCGCCACGATGTCGGTGAGCTGCACCGCTTCCTCGTAGATCTTGGCGTGGCAGTCGTCGCAGTACCACTGGAACAGGTCCAGTTCGCCCTCGCGGCGCTGGCGCTCGATGACGAGGCCCACGGTCTCGGGCTTCCGTTGCGGCGAGTGCGGCACCTTGGGCGGCAGCAGGAAGATCTCGCCCGCGCGGATGGGGATGTCCCGCGGCGCGCCGTCCTCCATGATGCGCAGCGTCATGTCACCTTCGAGTTGGTAGAAGAACTCCTCGCCCTCGTCCACATGGTAGTCCTTGCGCGTGTTGGGGCCGCCCACCACCATGACCGTGAACTCGGTGTCCTTGTACACGACCTGATTGCCTACCGGCGGCTTGAGCAGGTGACGGTGCTCGTCGATCCACTTGGAGAAGTTGAGAGGCGGTGTGATGCGGCTCATGTTCAGGTCCTCCCTTGAAGCTCGATAGCGACTCCGGACGGCTGAATGATGCCCCGAGCGTTGGGACCTGTCAACTCGCCTTTTCCGATCCGTTCAGCAGGCCCGCCGCCCACTGGATCACGTCGTCCTGGGCGGCATTCTCGGGGGCGGAGCCGACCTT
The genomic region above belongs to Deltaproteobacteria bacterium and contains:
- a CDS encoding type II toxin-antitoxin system VapC family toxin, giving the protein MSFLIDTCALSELVKSRPSSQVLQWFVDTPKTSMFVSVLTLGEIRKGIMMLGKGRRRLRLNAWLEAELPMWLGDRILPLDANVADMWGRLMVRCQRLPVVDGLIAATALSHSLTVVTRNEADLAPTGVELVNPWKR
- a CDS encoding MFS transporter, with amino-acid sequence MSISPSPSSPLVRSRAQRLVDAARDLGPERLRLLTVVTGGHIVIHWFQQLFPVALPFIKAGLGLNAVQAGALGAARQFGQGTLNLPAGILGDALYRYRDMILASSLVMMGLAYLLFGSRGGFGVAFAASVLIGFGTALWHPTAAATLTSKFPERRGTAISVHGTGATVSDSLSPLAQGVLLAALPWEGILWWQIVPGILFGFLVLRGLLGLFRQDEVPRSRIGRFGEMMALLKDGTFVAISASRGLLTMGRVVVLTFLPIYLVEELGLSASLLGVYWMLLHVVGIFSQTPLGYLSDRYGRKLVLVPSMLVLGVLYMLLAVAPPVLALTVVITAIGTFFYTLMNVITAVIADVAGANVQASSQGLTTVIAQVAVLPTPILAGYLSDLYGAGSAFVLAGVFVFISAACLMPLKLYAGDRDAL
- a CDS encoding 3-hydroxyanthranilate 3,4-dioxygenase, which gives rise to MSRITPPLNFSKWIDEHRHLLKPPVGNQVVYKDTEFTVMVVGGPNTRKDYHVDEGEEFFYQLEGDMTLRIMEDGAPRDIPIRAGEIFLLPPKVPHSPQRKPETVGLVIERQRREGELDLFQWYCDDCHAKIYEEAVQLTDIVAQLPPIFERFWDNEANRKCDGCNAVMEPLN